A section of the Candidatus Desulfarcum epimagneticum genome encodes:
- the atpA gene encoding F1 sector of membrane-bound ATP synthase, alpha subunit (Evidence 2a : Function from experimental evidences in other organisms; PubMedId : 10570135, 2868922, 2903146, 6272228, 6277310, 6278247, 6301339, 6395859, 9298646; Product type e : enzyme), with protein sequence MELKAEEISQIIKEQIKDYDKKVELSETGIVLSVGDGIARIYGLEKAMALELVEFLDGTLGLVLNLEEDNVGVAIMGEDIHIKEGDMVKRTGRIAEVPVGEPVLGRVVSAVGEPLDGKGPINADVFSRVEMVAPGVIARKGVHEPCYTGLKAVDAMTPVGRGQRELIIGDRQIGKTACAIDAILAQKETDIYCIYVACGQKKSTVAQVHAVLEKHGAMEYTTIVSACASDPATLQFVAPYAGCAMGEYFRDKGQHALIIYDDLSKQAAAYRQVSLLLRRPPGREAYPGDIFYNHSRLLERAAKLNDDLGAGSLTALPIIETQAGDVSAYIPTNVISITDGQIYLEPSLFFAGVRPSINVGLSVSRVGGAAQVKAMKQVAGTLRLDLAQFRELEAFAAFGSDLDAGTQKQLTRGARLVEILKQLQYQPLPMEKQVTIIYAGTKGYLDDYPIDSLGEYEAGLYTFMEERRPEIFSELKEKEEISDDLDKKMAEAIAAYGEEFKSVAK encoded by the coding sequence ATGGAATTAAAAGCTGAGGAAATAAGCCAGATTATCAAGGAGCAGATTAAAGATTACGACAAGAAGGTTGAGCTGAGCGAAACCGGAATCGTCTTGTCGGTGGGCGACGGCATCGCCAGAATTTACGGTCTTGAAAAAGCCATGGCGCTGGAGCTGGTGGAGTTTTTAGACGGGACCCTGGGCCTTGTTCTCAACCTTGAGGAGGACAATGTCGGCGTGGCCATCATGGGCGAGGACATCCATATCAAGGAAGGCGATATGGTCAAAAGGACGGGCAGGATCGCCGAGGTTCCCGTTGGAGAGCCTGTTCTGGGCCGGGTGGTTTCCGCCGTGGGCGAGCCCCTGGACGGGAAAGGCCCCATCAACGCCGATGTGTTCTCCCGTGTTGAAATGGTGGCCCCGGGCGTCATCGCCCGAAAAGGCGTCCATGAGCCCTGCTACACGGGTCTTAAAGCCGTTGACGCCATGACGCCGGTGGGACGGGGACAGCGGGAGCTGATCATCGGCGACCGCCAGATCGGGAAAACCGCCTGCGCGATCGACGCCATCCTGGCCCAGAAAGAAACCGATATCTACTGCATTTATGTGGCGTGCGGCCAGAAAAAATCCACTGTGGCCCAGGTGCACGCGGTGCTGGAAAAACACGGGGCCATGGAGTACACCACCATCGTTTCGGCCTGCGCCAGCGATCCGGCCACCCTGCAGTTTGTCGCCCCCTATGCGGGCTGCGCCATGGGCGAATACTTCCGGGACAAGGGACAGCACGCCCTGATTATCTATGACGATCTTTCCAAACAGGCCGCCGCCTACCGCCAGGTTTCTCTTCTTTTGAGACGCCCCCCCGGACGCGAGGCCTATCCCGGGGATATTTTCTACAACCATTCGCGCCTTCTGGAACGCGCCGCGAAACTCAACGATGATCTCGGGGCCGGCTCCCTGACGGCGCTTCCCATCATCGAAACCCAGGCCGGAGACGTTTCCGCCTATATTCCCACAAACGTTATTTCCATCACGGACGGGCAGATCTATCTTGAGCCCTCTTTGTTCTTCGCCGGAGTCAGGCCGTCCATCAACGTGGGGCTTTCCGTGTCCCGGGTCGGCGGCGCCGCCCAGGTCAAAGCCATGAAACAGGTGGCGGGAACCCTGCGTCTGGATCTGGCCCAGTTCCGCGAGCTGGAGGCCTTCGCCGCCTTCGGAAGCGACCTGGACGCCGGCACCCAGAAACAGCTGACCCGAGGCGCGAGGCTGGTTGAAATCTTGAAGCAGCTCCAGTATCAGCCGTTGCCCATGGAAAAACAGGTCACCATTATCTACGCCGGAACCAAGGGATACCTGGATGATTATCCCATTGATTCCCTGGGCGAATATGAGGCCGGACTTTACACGTTTATGGAAGAGCGGCGCCCGGAAATCTTTTCCGAGCTGAAAGAAAAAGAGGAAATTTCGGACGATCTGGACAAGAAGATGGCCGAGGCCATTGCCGCTTACGGCGAGGAATTTAAAAGCGTCGCCAAATAA
- the atpH gene encoding ATP synthase subunit delta: MKNLAISRRYAKALLLIGKEDGQAEAYRKELDGIAGLVSANKDLEQIIVNPLHDPASRKKILMAIMEKMNASATLKAFLLLLYDKGRFGFLGSVNDVYKRLADELKGVARASLVSAAKLSSEAVEKIRETLSKRTGKDVDLDVGEDPDLIGGVVTRIGDLVLDGSIKTQLLNMRESLKRGERA, translated from the coding sequence GTGAAAAATTTAGCTATATCGAGACGTTACGCCAAGGCCCTTCTCCTGATTGGCAAGGAGGACGGCCAGGCCGAGGCTTACAGGAAAGAGCTGGACGGCATCGCCGGACTTGTCTCGGCAAACAAAGATCTGGAACAGATCATCGTCAATCCGTTGCATGACCCGGCGAGCCGGAAAAAGATTTTGATGGCGATCATGGAGAAAATGAATGCTTCGGCCACGCTGAAGGCATTCCTGCTTTTGCTGTACGACAAAGGTCGGTTCGGATTCCTGGGCAGCGTCAACGACGTTTACAAGAGGCTGGCCGACGAACTCAAGGGAGTGGCCCGGGCCAGCCTTGTCTCCGCCGCGAAACTTTCATCCGAGGCCGTGGAGAAGATTCGCGAAACCCTGTCCAAAAGGACGGGGAAAGATGTGGATCTGGATGTCGGCGAGGATCCCGACCTCATTGGCGGCGTCGTGACCCGGATAGGCGACCTTGTTTTGGATGGAAGCATCAAAACGCAATTACTCAATATGAGAGAATCTTTAAAAAGGGGTGAGCGTGCATAA
- the atpF gene encoding ATP synthase subunit b 1: MKVPENFRQRLSVMLPLAGALLLVLIGPAAAESGGGGHGGPGWVMNDTWRIMNFVALATILFFVLKKPLAGALQDRITGIEDQLKDLETRKKEAEKELAEYNEKLSLLDKQAEKIVQDYIEQGKEAGEKIRRQAKVAAEKLEEQARRNIEHEFEKAKDMLHREVLEKSFAKAEEMIRSGIAAEDQERLVDEYLNKVVTS; the protein is encoded by the coding sequence ATGAAGGTTCCGGAAAATTTCCGTCAGCGTCTGTCCGTCATGCTGCCCCTGGCCGGGGCTCTTTTGCTGGTTTTGATCGGTCCGGCGGCGGCGGAGTCGGGCGGGGGAGGTCACGGGGGCCCGGGATGGGTCATGAATGACACATGGAGAATCATGAATTTCGTCGCGCTGGCGACGATTCTTTTCTTTGTGCTGAAAAAGCCCCTGGCCGGCGCGCTTCAGGATCGGATCACGGGCATTGAGGACCAGCTGAAAGACCTCGAGACCCGGAAAAAAGAGGCGGAAAAAGAATTGGCCGAATACAACGAGAAACTCTCGCTTCTGGACAAGCAGGCTGAAAAAATTGTTCAGGATTACATTGAGCAGGGCAAGGAGGCCGGGGAGAAAATACGCCGGCAGGCCAAAGTCGCCGCTGAAAAACTGGAGGAGCAGGCCCGGCGCAACATTGAGCATGAGTTTGAAAAAGCCAAAGATATGCTCCACAGGGAAGTTTTGGAAAAGTCTTTTGCCAAAGCCGAGGAAATGATTCGGTCCGGCATCGCCGCCGAAGATCAGGAACGGCTGGTGGATGAATATTTGAACAAGGTGGTGACATCGTGA
- the atpF gene encoding ATP synthase subunit b (Evidence 2a : Function from experimental evidences in other organisms; Product type e : enzyme), which produces MDIIKVDQSLLIQIFNFGFLIWALNIVLYRPIRKMLVLRKEKIEGLESQIEKSIADAADKDRAFVSGVNEARIRGLKEKEALAGKAAEEERAIMEEINASAQARLGEVRDSVAKDVDSVRGSLMKQVDDFADAICQKIIGRTV; this is translated from the coding sequence ATGGATATCATCAAGGTCGACCAATCGTTGCTTATTCAAATTTTCAATTTTGGTTTTCTCATATGGGCGCTGAATATTGTGCTGTACAGACCCATTCGAAAGATGCTGGTTCTGAGAAAGGAGAAAATCGAAGGTCTGGAATCCCAGATTGAAAAGTCCATCGCCGACGCGGCGGACAAGGACCGGGCGTTCGTCTCGGGCGTCAATGAGGCCAGGATCAGGGGCCTGAAAGAAAAAGAGGCCCTGGCCGGCAAGGCGGCCGAGGAGGAGCGGGCCATCATGGAGGAGATCAACGCCTCGGCCCAGGCGAGGCTGGGGGAGGTTCGAGACAGCGTGGCCAAAGACGTGGACTCGGTGAGGGGATCCTTGATGAAACAAGTGGATGATTTTGCCGACGCCATCTGCCAAAAGATTATAGGGAGGACTGTTTAA
- a CDS encoding conserved hypothetical protein (Evidence 4 : Unknown function but conserved in other organisms) yields MIGRKRKKSVADGSVSTFLGPDVAIEGTIEFKSVIRLDGKIEGKILGSEGTVIVGEKALINGEIAVGVAIIMGEVNGAVQAAKKIEIHPPGRVVGDIQAPVISIEAGGVLNGNCSMKTRPLSRKKGEDASGDRPAGEKKPQ; encoded by the coding sequence ATGATTGGAAGAAAAAGAAAAAAAAGCGTCGCCGATGGATCTGTCTCGACTTTTTTAGGACCTGACGTCGCCATTGAAGGGACCATTGAATTTAAAAGCGTCATCCGGCTGGACGGAAAAATCGAGGGGAAGATACTCGGCTCCGAAGGCACGGTGATCGTGGGGGAAAAAGCCCTGATCAACGGGGAGATCGCCGTGGGCGTCGCCATCATCATGGGGGAGGTGAACGGGGCCGTTCAGGCGGCGAAAAAAATCGAGATTCATCCGCCCGGCCGCGTTGTGGGGGACATCCAGGCCCCGGTCATCTCCATTGAGGCGGGGGGCGTTTTAAACGGCAACTGCTCCATGAAAACGCGCCCGCTTTCCCGAAAGAAAGGCGAGGACGCGTCCGGAGACCGGCCGGCCGGGGAGAAAAAACCGCAGTGA
- the mrdB gene encoding cell wall shape-determining protein (Evidence 2a : Function from experimental evidences in other organisms; PubMedId : 3316191; Product type cp : cell process), with amino-acid sequence MFDKRLYQNFDWGIAAVTLLLCVIGAATVYSSVMAAHPSSSGTFFYKQLFWMGIGLPTMTACFLFDYKNLDKWAYFIYAGCVILLVCVPVFGKVVGGARRWLILGPISIQPSEIVKIAIIIVMARYYSKNAETGGVGMRKLVFPMAAILVPFALIIRQPDLGTALLIAIIAASTALFAKIKRGAFLFLSAFFAVSVPVVWFFLKEYQKKRILTFLDPDRDPLNAGYHIIQSKIAIGSGTVWGKGFLEGTQSALSFLPERHTDFIFSVWAEERGFAGSALVLFLFLALILMALNVAYRCRDSFGAILAAGIAIMMFWQVFINIGMVMGLMPVVGVPLPFVSYGGSSTLTMMISVGLLLNISMRRFMFD; translated from the coding sequence ATGTTTGACAAACGGCTGTATCAGAATTTCGACTGGGGGATCGCCGCTGTGACGCTTCTGCTCTGCGTGATCGGAGCCGCCACGGTTTACAGCTCCGTGATGGCGGCCCACCCGTCGTCCAGCGGGACTTTTTTTTACAAACAGCTGTTTTGGATGGGCATCGGCCTTCCCACGATGACGGCGTGTTTTCTTTTTGATTACAAGAATCTGGACAAGTGGGCCTATTTCATTTACGCCGGATGCGTGATTCTTCTGGTGTGCGTGCCGGTCTTCGGAAAAGTGGTGGGGGGCGCCAGGCGATGGCTGATTCTGGGGCCGATTTCCATTCAGCCCTCGGAGATCGTCAAAATCGCCATTATCATTGTCATGGCCCGTTATTATTCAAAAAACGCCGAAACCGGGGGAGTGGGAATGCGCAAGCTTGTTTTTCCCATGGCCGCGATCCTGGTTCCGTTTGCCCTGATCATCCGTCAGCCGGATCTGGGGACCGCTTTGCTCATCGCCATCATCGCCGCCTCCACCGCGCTTTTCGCAAAGATCAAAAGGGGCGCGTTTCTTTTTCTGTCCGCTTTTTTCGCGGTCAGCGTTCCGGTGGTGTGGTTTTTTTTAAAGGAATACCAGAAAAAGCGGATTTTAACCTTCCTGGATCCGGACCGGGATCCCCTGAACGCCGGCTACCATATCATCCAGTCCAAGATCGCCATCGGCTCGGGAACGGTCTGGGGAAAGGGATTTCTGGAAGGGACCCAAAGCGCCCTTTCCTTTCTTCCGGAGCGGCACACGGATTTTATTTTTTCGGTATGGGCCGAGGAGCGGGGTTTCGCCGGATCGGCGCTGGTCCTGTTTCTTTTTCTGGCCCTGATTCTCATGGCTTTAAACGTCGCCTACCGGTGCCGGGATTCTTTCGGCGCCATACTGGCGGCGGGCATCGCCATCATGATGTTCTGGCAGGTGTTCATCAACATCGGCATGGTGATGGGCCTGATGCCGGTGGTGGGGGTTCCCCTTCCCTTTGTCAGCTACGGGGGTTCGTCCACCCTGACCATGATGATCAGCGTCGGCCTTCTTTTAAATATCAGCATGCGTCGTTTTATGTTTGACTGA
- the mrdA gene encoding Beta-lactamase: MFTLLLARVYYLQIVKGEDFSRLSENNCIRLQYVEAPRGLIFDRNGELLVENRPAFDLSIILKDAGSLDRTIEKLSRHTSIDAAEIRSRIAKKKGRRGYKPILIRHDIGRDMLAAVEVHKFDLPGVVVKIRPRRHYIHRKSAAHLIGYLSEISPGELKNPKYSAYRGGDYIGKFGVEKAFERFLRGESGGRQVEVNAAGQVVNVLNEVKARPGHNLFMTIDHALQKKAEALLENVAGAVVAMAPHSGEILAMASSPSFDQNAFVDGMTRKQWGSIISNSDRPMRNKAIQAEYPPASTYKIVTAIAALEEGVIDERSRIHCPGHYEYGDRVFRCWKTTGHGRVTLEEALGVSCDVFFYHLGQKIGVEKLSWYAKACGLGALTGVSLVHEEQGLVPTAAWKKRKTGIPWRGGETLSVAIGQGYNLATPLQLAVLISAVANGGVRHRPLIVKRIEDAGGAAVEKSAPVVMGKLHASPKTLSVVRSGLWRVVNKSSGTAWAIRAPGVVISGKTGTAQLVSRKVNEDMLKKKPAHLKAHALFVAYAPHKDPKIAISVVVEHGEHGAAAAGTIARDLVHAYLNNGGRS; the protein is encoded by the coding sequence ATGTTTACTCTCCTTTTGGCCCGGGTCTACTATTTGCAGATCGTCAAAGGGGAGGACTTCAGCCGTCTTTCGGAGAACAACTGTATCCGGCTTCAGTATGTCGAGGCGCCCCGGGGACTGATTTTTGACCGAAACGGCGAGCTTCTGGTGGAAAACCGGCCGGCCTTTGATTTGAGCATCATATTAAAAGACGCCGGTTCGCTGGACCGGACCATTGAAAAACTTTCCCGGCACACCTCCATCGACGCGGCGGAGATCAGGTCCCGGATCGCGAAAAAAAAAGGCCGGCGGGGCTACAAGCCCATTTTGATCCGGCATGACATCGGCCGGGACATGCTCGCGGCCGTGGAGGTCCATAAATTCGATCTGCCGGGAGTGGTGGTGAAGATCAGGCCCCGCCGCCATTACATCCACAGGAAAAGCGCCGCCCACCTCATCGGCTATTTGAGCGAGATCAGCCCCGGGGAGCTGAAAAATCCGAAATACAGCGCCTACAGGGGCGGGGATTACATCGGCAAGTTCGGGGTCGAAAAGGCGTTTGAGCGTTTTTTGAGGGGAGAGAGCGGGGGGCGGCAGGTGGAGGTGAACGCCGCCGGACAGGTGGTGAATGTGCTCAATGAAGTCAAGGCCCGTCCGGGGCACAACCTGTTTATGACCATCGACCATGCTTTGCAGAAAAAAGCCGAGGCCCTTTTGGAAAATGTGGCCGGGGCGGTGGTGGCCATGGCCCCCCACTCCGGGGAAATCCTGGCCATGGCCAGCAGCCCGTCCTTTGATCAAAACGCCTTTGTGGACGGCATGACCCGCAAACAGTGGGGGAGCATCATATCCAACAGCGACCGCCCCATGAGGAACAAGGCCATTCAGGCGGAATATCCCCCGGCGTCCACGTATAAGATTGTGACGGCCATCGCCGCCCTGGAAGAGGGCGTCATTGACGAGCGTTCCCGGATCCATTGCCCGGGGCATTATGAATACGGGGACCGGGTTTTCAGGTGCTGGAAAACCACCGGGCATGGTCGGGTGACCCTTGAGGAGGCCCTTGGCGTGTCCTGCGACGTGTTTTTTTACCATCTGGGCCAGAAGATCGGGGTGGAGAAGCTGTCCTGGTACGCCAAGGCCTGCGGACTGGGGGCGCTGACCGGGGTGAGCCTGGTCCATGAGGAACAGGGTCTGGTTCCCACGGCCGCCTGGAAAAAGCGAAAAACCGGGATTCCGTGGCGGGGAGGGGAGACGCTTTCCGTGGCCATCGGCCAGGGATACAACCTGGCCACTCCCCTGCAGCTCGCGGTCCTGATTTCAGCGGTGGCCAACGGCGGAGTCCGTCACCGGCCCCTGATCGTGAAAAGGATCGAGGACGCCGGCGGGGCCGCGGTGGAAAAGAGCGCTCCCGTGGTCATGGGCAAACTGCACGCCAGCCCCAAAACCCTTTCTGTTGTCCGGTCGGGCCTCTGGAGAGTGGTGAACAAAAGCAGCGGCACCGCGTGGGCCATACGGGCGCCCGGGGTCGTGATCAGCGGCAAGACCGGCACCGCGCAGCTGGTCAGTCGGAAAGTGAACGAGGATATGCTGAAAAAAAAGCCTGCGCATCTCAAAGCCCACGCCCTGTTCGTGGCTTACGCGCCCCACAAAGACCCGAAAATCGCCATTTCGGTGGTGGTGGAGCACGGTGAGCACGGCGCCGCGGCGGCCGGGACCATCGCCAGGGACCTGGTTCACGCGTATTTGAATAATGGAGGCCGGTCCTGA
- a CDS encoding conserved membrane hypothetical protein (Evidence 4 : Unknown function but conserved in other organisms): MIYLFHTGAALFLIIIRSSFMPYFRILDGFFDPLAAWVIYLGIFRPFGESLFGVLFAGFMMDALTGGPFGLYMTAYFWIFLGIRRLMAFVDIKDFFLKPVVISAGVFAQNVIFFFPVAMASPGSGFLSRAAGSAAEQIFWAVCAGPFLMVLIENAYRRVEGWQTEFLAKRRGRV, from the coding sequence ATGATTTATCTGTTTCATACGGGCGCGGCGCTTTTTTTGATAATTATCCGCTCCTCTTTCATGCCGTATTTTCGAATACTGGACGGCTTTTTCGATCCCCTGGCCGCATGGGTCATCTACTTGGGGATTTTTCGGCCCTTCGGGGAGAGTCTGTTCGGGGTCCTTTTCGCCGGCTTCATGATGGACGCCCTCACAGGGGGACCTTTCGGACTTTATATGACGGCGTATTTCTGGATTTTTTTAGGAATCCGCCGCCTGATGGCCTTTGTGGACATCAAAGATTTTTTTCTCAAACCCGTCGTGATTTCCGCCGGCGTTTTCGCCCAGAATGTCATTTTCTTTTTTCCCGTGGCCATGGCCTCTCCCGGGTCCGGTTTTTTGTCCCGGGCCGCCGGCTCCGCCGCGGAGCAGATTTTCTGGGCCGTGTGCGCCGGGCCCTTTCTGATGGTTTTGATTGAAAACGCTTACCGCAGGGTGGAGGGATGGCAGACTGAATTTCTGGCAAAAAGAAGGGGAAGGGTATGA
- a CDS encoding Cell shape-determining protein MreC translates to MFSKKTLMIAGVTVLIVVNIAVLSVRGPRQNAGHGLGRATMWLIAPLQEAVTRLTHFAKNFWTDYFYLISVSEENRELKSALEKRVEKNNRCVEIEMTNSRLRGLLNFRNSLPSHVAAAEVIGRDPSRWFKTIVIDKGEADGVRKGLPVIVSGDIAGQVSEVSSRYSKVLLITDPNSAVDAMIQRNRARGVIKGEATGQCRLEYALRKNEIRKGDIVISSGIDGVFPKGLRIGYVSEVSKPDFGIFQKAVVVPYVDFERLEEALVLLSPNQKDWSGGKLK, encoded by the coding sequence ATGTTTTCAAAAAAAACCTTGATGATCGCCGGCGTGACGGTTTTGATCGTCGTCAACATCGCGGTTCTTTCAGTCAGAGGCCCCCGTCAGAACGCCGGTCACGGTCTGGGGCGGGCGACGATGTGGCTCATCGCCCCGCTCCAGGAGGCCGTCACCCGCCTGACCCATTTCGCCAAGAATTTCTGGACAGATTATTTTTATCTTATTTCGGTGTCCGAGGAAAACCGGGAGCTGAAAAGCGCGCTTGAAAAGCGGGTTGAAAAGAACAACCGGTGCGTGGAAATCGAGATGACCAATTCGCGGCTCCGGGGGCTTCTGAATTTCAGGAATTCCCTTCCCAGCCATGTCGCGGCGGCCGAGGTCATCGGACGGGACCCCTCCAGATGGTTTAAAACCATCGTCATTGACAAAGGGGAGGCGGACGGCGTCCGGAAGGGGCTGCCGGTGATCGTGTCGGGCGACATCGCGGGGCAGGTGTCCGAGGTGTCGTCCCGCTATTCCAAAGTTCTTCTGATCACGGACCCGAACAGCGCCGTGGACGCCATGATCCAGCGGAACCGGGCCAGAGGCGTCATCAAGGGGGAGGCCACCGGCCAGTGCCGCCTGGAGTACGCCCTGCGCAAAAACGAGATCCGGAAAGGCGACATCGTCATATCGTCGGGGATCGACGGGGTGTTTCCCAAGGGGCTGCGCATCGGCTATGTCTCGGAGGTCTCAAAGCCGGATTTCGGGATTTTCCAGAAAGCCGTGGTGGTCCCTTATGTGGATTTTGAAAGGCTTGAAGAGGCGCTGGTGCTTTTGAGCCCCAATCAAAAGGACTGGTCCGGCGGGAAATTGAAATGA
- the mreB gene encoding cell wall structural complex MreBCD, actin-like component MreB (Evidence 2a : Function from experimental evidences in other organisms; PubMedId : 14517265, 14573351, 15016371, 2687239, 3049542, 9298646; Product type s : structure): MNFFLDSLLGVFSSDLAIDLGTANTLVYVKGKGIVLNEPSVVAVQTDKRNRTRILAVGAEAKNMLGRTPGSIVAIRPMRDGVIADFEVTEAMLGHFIRKAHNNRKLVRPRIIIAVPSGITQVEKRAVMESAESAGAREVYLIEEPMAAAIGAGMPIAEPTCNMIVDIGGGTTEVAVISLAGIVYSRSIRVAGDKMDSAIMQYIKREYNMLIGERSAEIIKTTIGNAYPDSQNLETLEVKGRDMVSGIPKILAIDSKEIREAISEQIDAILETVKIALEQTPPELAADIVDRGIVLTGGGALLKNLDKLFREESGLPITVTEDPLTTVVVGSGKAIDSIETLKSVTIS; encoded by the coding sequence ATGAATTTTTTTTTAGACAGTTTGCTCGGCGTGTTTTCAAGCGACCTTGCCATCGATCTCGGGACTGCGAACACCCTTGTGTATGTCAAGGGAAAGGGGATCGTGCTCAACGAGCCTTCGGTCGTCGCCGTTCAGACGGATAAAAGAAACCGAACCCGGATACTGGCTGTGGGGGCGGAGGCCAAAAATATGCTGGGCAGGACCCCGGGAAGCATTGTGGCCATTCGTCCCATGCGGGACGGGGTGATCGCCGATTTTGAGGTCACCGAGGCCATGCTTGGGCATTTTATCCGGAAAGCCCACAACAACCGGAAATTGGTCAGGCCCCGGATTATCATCGCGGTGCCCTCCGGGATCACCCAGGTGGAAAAGCGGGCGGTCATGGAGTCCGCCGAGTCGGCGGGCGCCCGGGAGGTGTACCTCATTGAAGAGCCCATGGCCGCCGCCATCGGCGCGGGAATGCCCATCGCCGAGCCCACCTGCAACATGATCGTGGACATCGGCGGGGGGACCACCGAGGTGGCCGTCATATCCCTGGCGGGAATCGTTTACAGCCGCTCCATACGCGTGGCCGGAGACAAGATGGACTCCGCCATCATGCAGTATATCAAGCGCGAATACAACATGCTCATCGGGGAAAGAAGCGCCGAAATCATCAAGACCACCATCGGAAACGCGTACCCGGACTCCCAGAATCTGGAGACACTTGAGGTCAAGGGCCGGGACATGGTGTCGGGCATTCCCAAGATTCTGGCCATCGATTCGAAGGAAATCCGGGAGGCCATCTCCGAGCAGATCGACGCCATTTTGGAAACCGTCAAAATCGCTTTGGAGCAGACCCCCCCCGAACTCGCCGCCGACATTGTGGACCGGGGCATCGTTCTCACGGGAGGGGGCGCTCTTTTAAAAAATCTGGACAAGCTTTTCAGGGAGGAAAGCGGTCTTCCCATCACAGTGACGGAGGACCCCCTCACCACGGTGGTGGTGGGCTCCGGGAAGGCCATTGACAGCATCGAGACGTTGAAAAGCGTCACGATTTCATGA
- a CDS encoding conserved hypothetical protein (Evidence 4 : Unknown function but conserved in other organisms) encodes MRAAGNMETVRALMARAVSEKVFPGGVFLASRGGDIRFFESFGVSDIFSRRPVSRETVFDLASLTKPLATALGVMALIRDGKLDMDQELGSVLSGFQKRGVSIRRLLAHTSGLAAWRPYHRALMGMPAPERKEALTRFLFDEPLAARPGRGALYSDLGFMLLSRVVEAVSERRLDRFVHDAVYAPLGVRGLFFVDIHSTDPDGATFSDADFAATEFCPWRKTMLKGEVHDDNAWAAGGIEGHAGLFGDALPVHRLLGEILSVFSGKKKSAVFERRLLEVFFEKQAGAGRALGFDMPSGETPGCGRRFSKNSLGHLGFTGTSFWMDPAREVIAILLTNRVHPSRENTRIKAFRPKIHDALMKAMGV; translated from the coding sequence ATGAGGGCCGCCGGGAATATGGAGACAGTCCGCGCCCTCATGGCCCGGGCCGTGTCCGAAAAGGTTTTTCCGGGCGGCGTGTTCCTGGCGTCCAGGGGCGGAGACATCCGCTTTTTTGAATCCTTCGGCGTCTCGGACATTTTCTCCAGGCGCCCGGTGTCCCGGGAAACGGTTTTCGATCTCGCCTCTTTGACCAAACCCCTGGCCACCGCCCTTGGCGTCATGGCCCTGATCAGGGACGGGAAACTGGACATGGATCAGGAGCTGGGATCCGTTCTTTCGGGATTTCAAAAGCGCGGGGTCTCCATCCGCCGCCTTCTGGCCCACACATCCGGCCTGGCGGCCTGGCGCCCCTACCACCGGGCGTTGATGGGCATGCCCGCGCCGGAAAGAAAAGAGGCGCTGACCCGGTTTCTTTTTGACGAGCCCCTGGCGGCGCGGCCGGGTCGCGGGGCGCTTTACAGTGATTTGGGATTCATGCTTTTGTCCCGGGTCGTCGAGGCTGTGTCCGAAAGGCGCCTGGACCGGTTTGTCCATGACGCGGTTTACGCCCCCCTTGGCGTTCGGGGGCTTTTTTTTGTGGATATTCATTCAACGGACCCGGACGGCGCCACATTTTCGGACGCGGATTTCGCCGCCACCGAGTTCTGCCCCTGGCGAAAGACCATGCTCAAAGGCGAGGTTCATGACGACAACGCCTGGGCGGCCGGGGGGATTGAGGGCCACGCGGGTCTTTTCGGAGACGCCCTTCCGGTTCATCGGCTTCTGGGAGAGATTCTTTCCGTTTTTTCGGGGAAAAAAAAGAGCGCGGTTTTTGAAAGGCGGCTTCTTGAGGTTTTTTTTGAGAAACAGGCCGGGGCGGGGCGGGCGCTGGGCTTTGACATGCCGTCCGGGGAGACCCCCGGCTGCGGGAGACGTTTTTCCAAAAACAGCCTGGGCCACCTGGGATTTACGGGAACCTCCTTCTGGATGGATCCGGCCCGGGAGGTCATCGCCATTCTTTTGACCAACCGGGTTCACCCCTCCCGGGAAAATACCCGGATCAAAGCGTTCAGGCCGAAAATACACGACGCGCTCATGAAGGCAATGGGGGTATGA